In Strigops habroptila isolate Jane chromosome 4, bStrHab1.2.pri, whole genome shotgun sequence, a single genomic region encodes these proteins:
- the FAM181A gene encoding protein FAM181A, whose protein sequence is MASDSEVKTLLNFVNLASSDIKAALDKSAPCRRSVDHRKYLQKQLKRFSQKYSRIPRCHPSKPPECGWRRGAEDRGRGPLPEAPDPSPHGRAAAEKVLQTAGVEESLAEERVLQEQNPEAARPDQVPMRKRQLPASFWEEPRPAQSLPARAYPTSPEGLLAPRDPPPSEGKKSKWSPDTAVPESSPEPAPHAGEKDPVGVLSGRVGAWTCCPFPCPGPGVYQPPGTLSPSPFLGLGLWRKTVAALPAEVPHFCKEADGMGQKLYRPVVLKPIPTKPAVPPPIFNVFSYL, encoded by the coding sequence ATGGCATCAGACAGTGAGGTGAAAACCCTACTGAACTTCGTCAACCTGGCCTCCAGCGACATCAAAGCAGCTCTGGATAAATCGGCTCCCTGTCGCCGGTCAGTTGACCACAGGAAATacttgcagaagcagctcaaGCGATTTTCTCAGAAGTACTCACGGATCCCAAGGTGCCACCCCAGCAAACCCCCCGAGTGCGGCTGGCGCAGGGGGGCAGAGGACCGGGGCCGTGGACCCCTGCCTGAGGCACCTGACCCCAGCCCCCATGGCCGGGCTGCAGCCGAGAAGgtgctgcagacagcagggGTGGAGGAGAGCCTCGCCGAGGAACGGGTTTTGCAGGAGCAAAACCCCGAAGCCGCCAGACCAGACCAGGTGCCCATGAGGAAGCGACAGCTCCCTGCCTCCTTCTGGGAAGAGCCACGGCCGGCACAGAGCCTGCCGGCCAGGGCCTATCCCACCAGCCCCGAAGGGCTCCTGGCCCCCAGAGACCCTCCTCCTtctgaggggaagaaaagcaaatggagcCCAGACACTGCTGTCCCAGAGAGCTCCCCCGAGCCTGCCCCACATGCTGGGGAGAAAGACCCTGTTGGGGTCCTCTCAGGCCGGGTGGGTGCCTGGAcctgctgccccttcccctgccctgggcCCGGGGTGTACCAGCCCCCGGGCACACTGTCGCCATCGCCCttcctggggctggggctgtggagGAAGACCGTGGCCGCACTGCCGGCGGAGGTGCCGCACTTCTGCAAGGAGGCCGATGGCATGGGACAGAAACTCTACAGGCCTGTGGTTTTGAAACCCATCCCCACCAAGCCTGCCGTTCCCCCGCCGATCTTCAATGTTTTCAGCTATCTTTAG